A stretch of the Arvicola amphibius chromosome 8, mArvAmp1.2, whole genome shotgun sequence genome encodes the following:
- the LOC119821059 gene encoding zinc finger protein 60-like isoform X2, giving the protein MESCYKAETISPESHIYNINLPKQSMQQLNKSLDLQCSSFSNGPSYNTFKSLESYQGDADLKITNKEKLPAYTCQTLTHNREKVYECKECGKYFGCSSNLVQHQTIHTGEKPYECKECGKAFRLHQQLTRHQKSHSGEKPFECDECGKAFHLPNLLKYHKTIHTGTKPFECEDCGKSFSRVSTLLQHRIIHAGVKPYECKECGKTFNRRSNLLQHLKIHSGERPFQCKECGKAFTILAQLTRHQNIHTGEKSFECQQCGKIFSSGSYLARHHSVHTSEKPFECKVCGKAFRLHLYLSEHMKTHTDEKPFKCKLCGSAFRRKYQLSEHLRIHTDVKPYQCQECGKHFRRRSNFTEHQSIHTGKKPFECKECGKVFRLNIHLIRHQRFHSGERPFECKECGKTFHFSSQLNYHKTIHTVQTPFECEECGKSFKRVSSLVEHRIIHAGVKPYECKECGKTFNRRSNLMQHQKIHSGERPFQCKECGKAFTVLAQLTRHQSIHSGEKSFACEQCGSAFRLQYQLTQHQRIHTDVKPFQCKVCGKGFVRGTGLRIHERIHTGEKPFQCKECGEAFQYHYQFLGHFRIHTGKNPYECTQCGKFFTRGGDLKVHQRIHTGGKPYQC; this is encoded by the coding sequence ATGGAGTCATGTTATAAAGCTGAAACTATATCTCCAGAAagtcatatttataatataaatctGCCCAAACAGAGCATGCAGCAATTAAATAAATCTCTTGATCTCCAGTGCTCCAGTTTTAGTAATGGTCCCAGCTATAATACATTCAAGAGCCTAGAGAGTTATCAAGGAGATGCTGATCTAAAGATTACTAACAAGGAAAAACTGCCTGCTTACACCTGCCAGACTCTTACTCACAACAGAGAAAAAGTCTATGAATGTAAAGAGTGTGGGAAGTATTTTGGTTGTAGTTCAAATCTTGTTCAACATCAGActattcacactggagagaaaccctatgaatgtaaggaatgtgggaaagccttcagacTCCACCAGCAACTTACAAGACACCAGAAGTCTCACAGTGGTGAGAAACCTTTTGAATGTGATGAGTGTGGAAAAGCCTTTCATCTTCCCAACCTGCTTAAGTACCATAAAACCATTCATACAGGCACAAAACCATTTGAATGTGAGGactgtgggaagtccttcagtcGTGTCTCCACTCTTCTTCAACACAGGATCATTCATGCTGGTGTGAAACCATATGAATGTAAAGAGTGTGGGAAAACCTTTAATCGTCGCTCAAACCTCCTGCAACATCTAAAAATTCACTCTGGTGAGAGACCCTTTCAGTGTaaggaatgtgggaaagccttcactaTTCTGGCACAGCTCACGAGGCACCAGAacattcatactggagagaaatcaTTTGAATGTCAGCAGTGTGGCAAGATATTCAGTAGTGGCTCATACCTTGCACGACACCATAGTGTTCATACCAGTGAGAAACCCTTTGAGTGTAAAGTCTGTGGGAAGGCTTTTAGGCTTCATCTATATCTTTCTGAACATATGAAAACTCACACTGATGAGAAACCTTTCAAGTGCAAGCTGTGTGGCTCAGCCTTCAGACGTAAGTACCAACTTAGTGAGCATCTGAGAATCCATACTGATGTGAAACCCTATCAGTGCCAGGAATGTGGGAAACACTTCCGTCGACGTTCAAATTTTACTGAACATCAGAGTATTCACACTGGAAAGAAACCATTTGAATGTAAGGAATGTGGGAAAGTCTTTAGACTTAATATACATCTTATTCGACATCAGAGATTTCATAGTGGTGAGAGACCTTTTGAGTGTAAAGAATGTGGAAAGACTTTTCATTTTTCCAGCCAGCTTAATTACCATAAAACCATTCATACAGTTCAAACACCTTTTGAATGTGAGGAATGTGGGAAGTCTTTCAAGCGTGTCTCCAGCCTTGTTGAACATAGGATTATTCATGCTGGTGTGAAACCATATGAATGTAAAGAGTGTGGGAAAACCTTTAATCGTCGTTCAAACCTCATGCAACATCAGAAAATTCACTCTGGTGAGAGACCCTTTCAGTGTAAGGAATGTGGAAAAGCCTTTACTGTTCTGGCACAGCTCACAAGGCACCAAAGTATTCATTCTGGAGAGAAATCATTTGCATGTGAACAGTGTGGATCAGCTTTCAGACTTCAGTACCAACTTACGCAacatcagagaattcatactgATGTAAAACCTTTTCAGTGTAAGGTATGTGGAAAGGGCTTTGTTCGTGGTACAGGCCTTAGAATTCATGAGAGAATCCACACTGGTGAGAAGCCCTTTCAGTGTAAGGAATGTGGGGAAGCCTTTCAGTATCATTACCAATTTCTTGGACATTTTAGAATTCATACTGGCAAGAATCCTTATGAATGTACACAGTGTGGGAAGTTCTTTACTCGTGGCGGAGACCTTAAAGTACATCAAAGAATTCACACTGGTGGGAAACCTTACCAGTGTTAA